The sequence AAGAGATTGAGGAGAATGGTTAGATACTCTCTATCGGATTCATGACCCACATCTGGTATTTCTTCAATAGCATCTGAGTGACTATATCCATTAACAAGTTGTGGATGATTACAAGCTTGGCGTAGCCGCAGAAGCATTACCAAAAGATGAGCCATGTGTTCATGCAAAGTACCTTCATCAGCATATTCCTATAGATAAgagaaagatataaaaaaatatatcatattacAAGGTACGAAGTCACCATtgtgtatatacatataagatAACTATCGGAGAATTACCTGATACTGCAAACGTGAATACATTTCAAGCTTCCTGTAGAACGACCATTCTACTACTGAAAAGTCCACTTTGCTCAAATTAACTTGCTTTGGAGGTAGAATAATTATAGGCTGTCCATCAAGTAATGTTCCTATAGAAGGACAACATAAAGACAATTAGAAGATGATTAGCACAACTACAAAAGGGCATAGTAGGAATAAACGTATACCTTTGGTGCGGCGAAGCATTATTCCCCTTAGAACAGCTTGAAGCTTCTTGTAACCCCGAAGAGAGTTTTTGGAAATTGGAACCTTGATTCTTTGACGAAATGAAAGGCACATGGCATAGGGATGATATCTAAGAAACCTGAAATAGCTATAAAGATCGTCAACTTTGTTCTGTATCGGTGTTCCAGTCAAACACCATCTCCTCTTGGCTCTAAGGCTAAAACAAGCTTTTGCAACTAGGGTTCTATGGTTTTTAATTGTATGAGCTTCATCTAATACTACTCTCAACCATCTAACTCTTCCTAGTGCACCAGCGGGAGGCTGAAGATTAGATCCTTCAAAGCTTGCTCTGTCTCTCTTCTTACTGAATGTATCAAAAAGACCCAGCAAAGGGTTTTGAGGGACTTCGTTTGTAACAATGGCGTAAGTTGTCACAACCACATCATATTTTGCTAATTCAATAGGATCTTTGGTTCTGTTAGATCCATGGTAGATTAAAACAGAGAGCTTGTGTTCATCAGAAACCTTCTCTTTCACTTCTCTTGCCCATTGCTTTACAACACTTGCTGGACAAACAATCAATGTACCACCAGATTTTCGACCTTTTCGCTTTTTCTGCTTTGATTGTAACTTCAACTTATGCAATAGGACTAGAGAGATCGTCGAGATTGTTTTACCAAGTCCCTGCATTAGCACACACACACTTGTGAGAAATTTTACATATCACCTAGTTCGAAAAAAAATCGtgatcaatataattaaattgtgACCTGATCATCTGCTAATATCCCTCCCCTACAATTCctgcttcttttttctttcttacgcATCCATTCCAATGCTATTTTCTGAAGAAACAATAGAGATATTAGTATACTCAATAGGACCAAAGTCCAAAGTAAGGACAACAAAAAGTTAAGTCAAAACGTGATAATTATTACCTGATGCCTCATAAGAGGAACTGTAAGAACACCATGAGGTAGATCCTTTTCGGTCTTGGGTTGTTTCAGATCCTGTAATTAACTAAGCCATGTTAATTGATATCAGGTTGGTTAATGGGATAACACCAACATAATATGAAAGCAAAATCACAAAAAGAGCTAAGTGTTGaagtcgaaaaaaaaaaaaaaagagattaagatGAATATACTTGTAATGCAGCCTGATAGATTTCCCTCTCGTTAACGGTGGTCTCCCcttcttttacttcttcatCACTACCTGAACTATAATTCTCCATAGCAGTATCCATCCTAAAACCTCTTTTTGATGTCAGAGTCAAGAACTCAGCCCTGCCAGACAAAGACATTACTGTTAACTAACGAAACGGTTGTTTGATCAAAGAAGACTATTTAAGCAACCATCATTCGAATCAAATATCCTTGTAGATTAAGTAACATTCTTTACGTAACGAAATATAAGCATTcttaaaaattaacaatcaaacaTTACCAATTTTGTTAAGGTTTATGTGATTTATAAAACCCTATTGATCACGAGGAGGTAAAAGTAAGAAAAGGGCAGAACAAGAACAGAGGACGAATCCGAGATGAATTGGGAAAATTTGGGACGTGATCAAGATGAAACGAGTTTGTGATTAAGAATCGCACTGTTGTTTAGGGTTGCGGCTTGGACGGAGAAAGAGACGATCGCACGGAACGAAttttaaacaacaa comes from Camelina sativa cultivar DH55 chromosome 19, Cs, whole genome shotgun sequence and encodes:
- the LOC104765500 gene encoding helicase-like transcription factor CHR27 isoform X2 is translated as MRHQKIALEWMRKKEKRSRNCRGGILADDQGLGKTISTISLVLLHKLKLQSKQKKRKGRKSGGTLIVCPASVVKQWAREVKEKVSDEHKLSVLIYHGSNRTKDPIELAKYDVVVTTYAIVTNEVPQNPLLGLFDTFSKKRDRASFEGSNLQPPAGALGRVRWLRVVLDEAHTIKNHRTLVAKACFSLRAKRRWCLTGTPIQNKVDDLYSYFRFLRYHPYAMCLSFRQRIKVPISKNSLRGYKKLQAVLRGIMLRRTKGTLLDGQPIIILPPKQVNLSKVDFSVVEWSFYRKLEMYSRLQYQEYADEGTLHEHMAHLLVMLLRLRQACNHPQLVNGYSHSDAIEEIPDVGHESDREYLTILLNLLKSSFSICNVCNDPPKDPVVTLCGHVFCYECVSENINGDHKTCPALNCSTELKHDNVFTESAIRSCINDYDDPKDKKVLFSLQGEFISSKIKAVIEILQSLPKQGSDPDSPPIKTIVFSQWTGMLDLVEQSFVKNRIKFRRLDGSMSLLTRDIAVKEFNNDPDVEVMLMSLKAGNLGLNMIAACHVILLDLWWNPTTEDQAIDRAHRIGQTRTVTVTRIAIKNTVEERILTLQERKRKIVASALGEKHGKSSAIQLTLEDLEYLFFGE
- the LOC104765500 gene encoding helicase-like transcription factor CHR28 isoform X1, with product MDTAMENYSSGSDEEVKEGETTVNEREIYQAALQDLKQPKTEKDLPHGVLTVPLMRHQKIALEWMRKKEKRSRNCRGGILADDQGLGKTISTISLVLLHKLKLQSKQKKRKGRKSGGTLIVCPASVVKQWAREVKEKVSDEHKLSVLIYHGSNRTKDPIELAKYDVVVTTYAIVTNEVPQNPLLGLFDTFSKKRDRASFEGSNLQPPAGALGRVRWLRVVLDEAHTIKNHRTLVAKACFSLRAKRRWCLTGTPIQNKVDDLYSYFRFLRYHPYAMCLSFRQRIKVPISKNSLRGYKKLQAVLRGIMLRRTKGTLLDGQPIIILPPKQVNLSKVDFSVVEWSFYRKLEMYSRLQYQEYADEGTLHEHMAHLLVMLLRLRQACNHPQLVNGYSHSDAIEEIPDVGHESDREYLTILLNLLKSSFSICNVCNDPPKDPVVTLCGHVFCYECVSENINGDHKTCPALNCSTELKHDNVFTESAIRSCINDYDDPKDKKVLFSLQGEFISSKIKAVIEILQSLPKQGSDPDSPPIKTIVFSQWTGMLDLVEQSFVKNRIKFRRLDGSMSLLTRDIAVKEFNNDPDVEVMLMSLKAGNLGLNMIAACHVILLDLWWNPTTEDQAIDRAHRIGQTRTVTVTRIAIKNTVEERILTLQERKRKIVASALGEKHGKSSAIQLTLEDLEYLFFGE